Proteins encoded together in one Lysinibacillus sp. FSL K6-0232 window:
- the hslU gene encoding ATP-dependent protease ATPase subunit HslU, producing the protein MTQKNLTPRQITEHLDRYIVGQNEAKRAVAIALRNRYRRSLLNDDMKAEVIPKNILMIGPTGVGKTEIARRIAKLTNAPFVKVEATKFTEVGYVGRDVESMVRDLVEASHRLVKEAMMESVKEQAEELANEAIVKLLVPSLRKKQTMQNPFEMLFGGKEQPTNDDSSADEAEVRSKRAQIALDLRNGKLENEWVTVEVTEQTPSIFDALQGTGMDMSANSGMQDMLSSLMPKKQKKRRVQVKDARRILTIEEANKLIDADEVAQEAIARAEQSGIIFIDEIDKIASKEGNTSANVSREGVQRDILPIVEGSTVTTKYGAVKTDYMLFIAAGAFHMSKPSDLIPELQGRFPIRVELEKLTKEDFVRILQEPDQSLILQYKALLETEGVEINFTADAIERIAEIATEVNQETDNIGARRLHTILERLLEELSFEAAEIAPANIPINAAYVDQKLAGIVKNKDLSQFIL; encoded by the coding sequence ATGACACAAAAAAATTTAACGCCAAGACAAATTACTGAACATTTAGATCGTTACATTGTTGGGCAGAATGAAGCTAAGCGAGCCGTAGCTATTGCACTACGTAACCGTTATCGTCGTTCATTATTAAATGATGATATGAAGGCTGAAGTCATTCCGAAAAATATTTTGATGATCGGGCCAACAGGTGTCGGAAAAACGGAAATTGCCAGAAGAATTGCGAAACTGACAAATGCTCCTTTTGTAAAAGTGGAAGCAACCAAATTTACAGAGGTAGGATATGTAGGGCGTGATGTTGAATCAATGGTGCGCGATTTAGTGGAAGCTTCACATCGTCTGGTAAAGGAAGCAATGATGGAGTCTGTAAAGGAACAAGCAGAGGAGCTAGCAAATGAAGCTATTGTGAAATTATTAGTGCCTTCTTTACGCAAAAAACAGACAATGCAAAATCCATTTGAAATGTTATTTGGTGGCAAAGAACAGCCAACAAATGATGATTCATCAGCGGATGAGGCTGAAGTACGATCAAAGCGTGCGCAAATTGCTCTTGATTTACGCAATGGTAAACTGGAAAATGAATGGGTGACTGTTGAGGTAACAGAACAAACACCATCCATTTTTGATGCATTACAGGGAACGGGCATGGATATGTCTGCTAATAGTGGGATGCAAGATATGCTCTCTAGTTTAATGCCTAAAAAGCAGAAAAAACGCCGTGTGCAAGTAAAAGATGCACGTCGCATTTTAACAATAGAAGAAGCAAATAAGCTGATTGATGCAGATGAGGTTGCACAGGAGGCAATTGCGAGGGCTGAGCAATCAGGCATTATTTTTATTGACGAAATCGATAAAATTGCTAGCAAAGAAGGAAATACATCAGCAAATGTATCACGCGAAGGTGTGCAACGAGATATTTTACCGATTGTAGAAGGTTCTACAGTGACGACAAAATATGGTGCAGTGAAAACAGATTATATGCTATTTATTGCTGCAGGTGCATTCCATATGTCGAAGCCGTCCGATTTAATTCCTGAGTTACAAGGTCGCTTCCCGATTCGGGTAGAGCTTGAGAAATTAACAAAAGAAGATTTTGTTCGAATTTTACAGGAACCAGATCAATCTCTTATTTTGCAATATAAGGCATTGTTAGAAACAGAAGGTGTGGAAATTAATTTCACAGCAGATGCGATTGAGCGAATTGCTGAAATTGCAACAGAGGTAAATCAGGAAACAGATAATATTGGTGCGCGACGTTTACACACAATTTTAGAGCGTTTGCTAGAGGAGCTATCATTTGAAGCTGCAGAAATTGCACCAGCGAATATCCCAATCAATGCTGCATATGTTGATCAAAAACTTGCAGGCATAGTCAAAAATAAAGATTTATCACAGTTTATATTGTAA
- the hslV gene encoding ATP-dependent protease subunit HslV: MGQIHATTIFAVHHNGGCAMAGDGQVTLGNAVVMKGTARKVRRLFNGQVLAGFAGSVADAFTLFEMFEGKLNEYNGNLQRAAVEVAKQWRGDKMLRQLEAMLLVMDKTTLLLVSGTGEVIEPDDGILAIGSGGNYALSAGRALKKYAGDQMTAREIAEAALKTAAEICVFTNHNIIVEALNE, encoded by the coding sequence ATGGGACAAATTCATGCAACAACGATATTTGCAGTTCATCATAATGGAGGCTGTGCTATGGCTGGTGATGGTCAAGTCACATTAGGCAATGCTGTTGTGATGAAGGGAACAGCACGGAAGGTCAGACGTCTGTTTAATGGTCAGGTTCTTGCAGGCTTTGCAGGCTCTGTTGCCGATGCTTTTACATTATTTGAAATGTTTGAAGGCAAATTAAACGAATATAATGGAAATTTACAGCGTGCAGCAGTAGAGGTTGCGAAGCAATGGCGCGGTGATAAAATGCTACGCCAATTAGAGGCTATGCTGCTTGTTATGGATAAAACAACATTGTTACTTGTATCGGGTACAGGTGAAGTTATCGAACCAGATGATGGTATTTTAGCAATCGGCTCTGGCGGTAATTATGCATTATCAGCGGGCAGAGCATTGAAAAAATATGCAGGTGATCAGATGACTGCTCGTGAAATTGCTGAAGCGGCATTAAAAACCGCTGCTGAAATCTGTGTATTTACAAATCATAATATTATCGTGGAGGCGCTGAACGAATGA
- the sucD gene encoding succinate--CoA ligase subunit alpha — MAVFINKDTKVIVQGITGETALFHTKQMLEYGTKIVAGVTPGKGGLEVEGVPVFNTVSEAVAATGATTSVIYVPAPFAADAILEAVDAELELTICITEHIPVLDMVKVKRYMEGKKTRLVGPNCPGVITADECKIGIMPGYIHTKGHVGVVSRSGTLTYEAVHQLTQAGIGQTTAVGIGGDPVNGTNFIDALEAFNNDPDTYAVVMIGEIGGTAEEEAAEWIKANMTKPVVGFIGGQTAPPGKRMGHAGAIISGGKGTAAEKIKAMNAAGIEVAETPSVIGETLIKVIKEKGLYEKCKTH, encoded by the coding sequence ATGGCTGTATTTATTAACAAAGATACAAAGGTAATTGTACAAGGGATTACGGGCGAAACAGCTCTTTTCCATACAAAGCAAATGCTTGAGTATGGTACAAAAATTGTAGCAGGTGTAACACCAGGTAAAGGTGGACTTGAAGTCGAAGGAGTTCCTGTTTTCAATACAGTGTCAGAGGCTGTAGCAGCAACAGGTGCAACAACTTCAGTTATTTATGTACCTGCACCATTTGCGGCAGACGCTATTTTAGAGGCTGTTGATGCAGAATTAGAATTAACAATCTGTATTACAGAGCATATTCCTGTTCTTGATATGGTAAAGGTAAAACGTTATATGGAAGGTAAGAAGACACGCCTAGTTGGTCCAAACTGTCCAGGTGTTATTACAGCCGATGAATGTAAAATCGGTATCATGCCTGGCTATATTCATACAAAAGGCCACGTAGGAGTAGTTTCTCGTTCTGGTACATTAACATATGAAGCAGTACATCAATTAACACAGGCAGGAATCGGTCAAACAACAGCTGTAGGGATCGGTGGAGACCCTGTTAATGGAACAAACTTTATCGATGCACTTGAAGCATTTAATAATGACCCAGACACATATGCTGTTGTGATGATTGGTGAAATTGGTGGAACAGCTGAGGAAGAAGCGGCTGAATGGATTAAAGCCAATATGACCAAACCTGTTGTTGGCTTTATTGGTGGACAAACTGCACCTCCAGGAAAACGTATGGGTCACGCAGGTGCGATTATCTCTGGTGGTAAAGGAACAGCAGCAGAGAAAATTAAAGCAATGAACGCAGCTGGCATTGAAGTAGCCGAAACACCTTCTGTTATTGGTGAAACATTGATTAAAGTAATTAAAGAAAAAGGGCTATACGAAAAATGTAAAACCCATTAA
- the trmFO gene encoding FADH(2)-oxidizing methylenetetrahydrofolate--tRNA-(uracil(54)-C(5))-methyltransferase TrmFO, giving the protein MTEQVVNVIGAGLAGSEAAWQIAKRGVNVKLYEMRPVKQTPAHHTDKFAELVCSNSLRANGLTNAVGVIKEEMRILDSVILKAADQCSVPAGGALAVDRHEFAGYVTEAVKNHPLVEVIHEEVTEIPEGITVIATGPLTSKALAEKIQSLTGLDYLYFYDAAAPIIEKDSIDMDKVYLKSRYDKGEAAYLNCPMTKEEFDHFRQALIEAEVVPLKEFEKEIYFEGCMPIEVMAARGEKTMLFGPMKPVGLEDPKTGKRPYAVVQLRQDDAAGTLYNIVGFQTHLKWGPQKEVLQLIPGLENVEIVRYGVMHRNTFINSPKVLEKTYQLRERKNIFFAGQMTGVEGYVESAGSGLIAGINAARLALGQEPIIFPFETALGSMARYITEAQSKNFQPMNVNFGIFPELPPGRRSKPERAEMHATRALSEIRNFVNSQTI; this is encoded by the coding sequence ATGACTGAACAAGTAGTAAATGTAATAGGAGCAGGCCTTGCAGGTAGTGAAGCAGCGTGGCAAATTGCAAAACGTGGTGTTAACGTAAAACTTTATGAAATGCGTCCCGTCAAGCAAACACCTGCCCATCATACGGATAAATTTGCAGAGCTTGTTTGTTCGAACTCATTGCGTGCCAATGGCTTAACAAATGCTGTAGGGGTTATTAAGGAAGAGATGCGCATTTTAGATTCTGTTATCTTAAAGGCGGCAGATCAATGTTCAGTGCCTGCCGGGGGCGCATTAGCAGTAGACCGTCATGAATTTGCTGGCTATGTAACAGAGGCTGTAAAAAATCATCCACTTGTGGAAGTGATTCATGAAGAGGTTACAGAAATTCCAGAGGGCATTACGGTTATCGCAACAGGTCCACTAACATCAAAGGCACTAGCTGAAAAAATTCAAAGCTTAACGGGGTTAGATTATTTATATTTTTATGATGCAGCAGCGCCAATTATTGAAAAAGATAGCATAGATATGGACAAGGTTTATTTAAAATCTCGTTATGATAAAGGCGAAGCGGCTTATTTAAACTGTCCTATGACAAAGGAAGAATTTGATCATTTCCGTCAAGCACTTATCGAAGCAGAGGTTGTACCATTAAAAGAGTTTGAGAAAGAAATTTACTTTGAAGGCTGTATGCCAATCGAAGTAATGGCAGCTCGTGGAGAGAAAACAATGCTGTTTGGACCAATGAAGCCAGTTGGTCTGGAAGACCCTAAAACAGGGAAACGTCCTTATGCAGTTGTCCAGCTGCGTCAAGATGATGCAGCAGGTACACTTTATAATATTGTCGGCTTCCAGACACATCTAAAATGGGGTCCACAAAAAGAAGTGCTGCAGCTTATCCCAGGTCTAGAGAATGTGGAAATTGTGCGCTATGGCGTTATGCACCGCAATACATTTATTAATTCACCAAAAGTATTAGAAAAAACATATCAGCTACGCGAGCGAAAAAATATTTTCTTTGCAGGTCAAATGACAGGTGTAGAAGGGTATGTTGAATCAGCAGGGAGTGGATTAATAGCAGGTATTAATGCTGCTCGCTTAGCACTAGGGCAAGAGCCAATTATTTTCCCATTTGAAACAGCGTTAGGAAGTATGGCGCGTTATATAACAGAGGCGCAATCGAAAAACTTCCAGCCAATGAATGTGAACTTTGGTATATTCCCTGAGTTACCACCTGGTCGTCGCTCTAAACCAGAACGTGCAGAAATGCATGCAACGCGTGCATTAAGTGAAATTCGCAATTTTGTGAATTCACAAACAATTTAA
- the codY gene encoding GTP-sensing pleiotropic transcriptional regulator CodY produces MNLLEKTRRINAMLQASAGKPVNFKEMADTLGDIIDSNIYIVSRKGKLLGISIHQQIENERMKKMFEERQFPEEYTHSLFTISETSSNLDINDEHTAFPVENKELFQNALTTIVPIVGGGERLGTLILARLSSQFEDDDLILAEYGATVVGMEILREKSEEIEEEARSKAVVQMAINSLSYSELEAIEHIFEELDGNEGLLVASKIADRVGITRSVIVNALRKLESAGVIESRSLGMKGTYIKVLNDKFLNALAEIKMK; encoded by the coding sequence ATGAATTTATTAGAAAAAACACGTAGAATTAACGCAATGCTTCAAGCTTCAGCTGGGAAGCCAGTAAACTTCAAGGAAATGGCTGATACACTAGGAGATATTATCGATAGTAATATTTATATTGTAAGCCGTAAAGGAAAATTATTAGGTATTTCCATTCACCAACAAATTGAAAATGAACGTATGAAAAAAATGTTTGAAGAGCGACAATTCCCAGAGGAATATACACATAGCTTATTTACAATTTCTGAAACATCATCAAACTTAGATATTAATGATGAACATACAGCGTTCCCAGTGGAGAACAAAGAATTATTCCAAAATGCATTAACAACAATTGTACCAATCGTTGGTGGTGGTGAACGTCTTGGCACATTAATTCTTGCTCGCCTATCTTCACAGTTTGAAGATGATGATTTAATTTTAGCAGAGTACGGTGCAACAGTAGTAGGCATGGAAATTTTACGCGAAAAATCTGAAGAAATTGAAGAAGAGGCACGTAGCAAAGCTGTTGTACAAATGGCGATTAATTCGCTTTCATATAGTGAATTAGAAGCAATTGAGCATATTTTTGAAGAACTTGATGGCAATGAAGGTTTACTAGTGGCTTCTAAAATTGCTGACCGCGTAGGTATTACACGTTCAGTAATCGTAAACGCATTACGTAAACTAGAATCTGCGGGCGTTATCGAATCTCGCTCTTTAGGTATGAAAGGTACTTATATTAAAGTGCTGAACGATAAATTCTTAAATGCTTTAGCAGAAATCAAGATGAAATAA
- the topA gene encoding type I DNA topoisomerase has product MADYLVIVESPAKAKTIERYLGKKYKVKASIGHVRDLPRSQMGVDTENNYEPKYITIRGKGPVLQELKTAAKKVKKVFLAADPDREGEAIAWHLATALNIDINSDCRVVFNEITKDAIVESFKHPRPINLDLVDAQQTRRILDRLVGYNISPILWKKVKKGLSAGRVQSVALRLIIDRENEIKNFQPEEYWTIEGTFEKGKKTFDALYYGNGKEKIKLTNEEQVKAILKNVKGTNFEVVNVSKKERKRNAAPAFTTSSLQQEAARKLNFRAKKTMMLAQQLYEGIDIGKKEGTVGLITYMRTDSTRISDTAKAEATTYIESKYGKEYIATDTKQAKKASNAQDAHEAIRPTSTMRTPEDLKAVLSRDQLRLYRLIWERFIASQMAPAILDTVAVDLQNGDVLFRANGSQVKFAGFMKLYIEGTDDQAEETTKLLPEMEIGDQVKSLEIEPKQHFTQPPPRYSEARLVKTMEELGIGRPSTYAPTLDTIQRRGYVVLDAKRFMPTELGEIVHQLVLEFFPDIINIEFTAKMEQDLDDIEEGSRQWVEVVDAFYKDFEVHVKHADEAMEKVVIKDEPAGEDCELCGSPMVYKLGRYGKFMACSNFPDCRNTKAIMKPIGVKCPSCETGEIVERKSKTKRLFYGCNQYPECEFVSWDKPISRPCPKCSALLVEKKIKKGVQIQCTKCDYEEAPTQ; this is encoded by the coding sequence ATGGCGGATTATTTAGTGATTGTAGAATCACCAGCAAAAGCAAAAACAATTGAACGTTATTTAGGCAAAAAATATAAAGTAAAAGCATCGATTGGACATGTTCGAGATTTACCTCGAAGCCAAATGGGTGTGGATACAGAAAATAATTATGAACCTAAATATATTACCATTCGTGGTAAAGGGCCTGTTTTACAGGAGCTTAAGACGGCAGCTAAAAAAGTGAAGAAAGTATTTCTAGCAGCCGATCCAGACCGTGAGGGAGAAGCGATTGCTTGGCACCTTGCGACTGCGTTAAACATTGATATTAATTCAGATTGTCGAGTTGTCTTTAATGAAATTACGAAGGATGCAATTGTTGAATCCTTTAAACACCCTCGTCCGATCAATTTAGATTTAGTGGATGCTCAGCAAACTAGACGAATACTGGACAGACTTGTTGGCTATAACATTAGCCCGATTCTTTGGAAAAAGGTAAAGAAGGGTTTATCAGCAGGTCGTGTACAATCTGTAGCATTACGCTTGATTATTGATCGTGAAAATGAAATAAAAAACTTTCAGCCAGAGGAATACTGGACAATAGAAGGGACATTTGAAAAAGGTAAAAAAACCTTTGATGCCCTTTATTATGGTAATGGCAAAGAGAAAATTAAATTAACAAATGAAGAACAAGTAAAAGCAATCTTAAAAAATGTAAAAGGTACAAATTTTGAAGTTGTTAATGTATCGAAAAAAGAACGTAAACGTAATGCGGCACCAGCCTTTACAACTTCTTCCTTACAGCAAGAAGCAGCACGAAAATTAAATTTCCGTGCTAAGAAAACAATGATGCTTGCACAGCAATTATATGAAGGAATTGATATTGGTAAAAAAGAGGGAACAGTCGGCTTAATTACGTATATGCGTACCGATTCTACACGTATTTCGGATACTGCTAAAGCAGAGGCGACCACTTACATCGAATCAAAGTATGGTAAAGAATATATTGCGACAGATACAAAGCAAGCGAAAAAGGCTTCAAATGCACAAGATGCGCATGAGGCAATTCGTCCAACAAGTACGATGCGTACACCAGAGGATTTAAAAGCGGTGCTTAGTAGAGATCAGTTGCGTTTATACCGTTTAATTTGGGAACGCTTTATTGCAAGTCAGATGGCACCAGCTATATTGGATACAGTAGCAGTAGACCTTCAAAATGGTGATGTTTTATTTCGTGCGAACGGCTCACAAGTTAAATTCGCAGGCTTTATGAAACTCTATATCGAAGGTACTGATGATCAAGCTGAAGAAACAACAAAGCTTCTACCTGAGATGGAAATTGGCGATCAAGTAAAATCGCTTGAAATTGAGCCTAAGCAGCATTTTACACAGCCACCACCACGTTATTCAGAGGCGCGTCTTGTGAAAACAATGGAAGAACTAGGTATTGGACGCCCATCCACATATGCACCGACCCTCGATACAATTCAGCGCCGCGGCTATGTTGTATTAGACGCCAAACGCTTTATGCCAACAGAGCTAGGTGAAATTGTACACCAACTCGTATTAGAGTTTTTCCCAGATATCATAAATATCGAATTCACAGCAAAAATGGAACAAGATTTAGATGATATTGAAGAAGGTAGTCGTCAATGGGTAGAGGTTGTTGATGCGTTTTATAAGGACTTTGAGGTTCATGTAAAACATGCGGATGAAGCTATGGAAAAAGTTGTGATCAAAGATGAGCCTGCTGGTGAGGATTGCGAACTATGTGGTTCACCAATGGTCTACAAGCTTGGACGCTATGGTAAATTTATGGCGTGTTCAAACTTCCCAGATTGCCGCAATACAAAAGCGATTATGAAACCAATTGGTGTAAAATGTCCTTCCTGTGAAACAGGTGAAATTGTAGAACGTAAAAGTAAAACAAAGCGTTTATTCTATGGCTGCAATCAATATCCAGAATGTGAGTTTGTGTCATGGGATAAGCCGATTAGTAGACCGTGTCCGAAATGTAGTGCATTATTAGTAGAGAAAAAGATTAAAAAAGGCGTGCAAATTCAATGTACAAAATGTGACTATGAAGAAGCACCAACTCAATGA
- the flgB gene encoding flagellar basal body rod protein FlgB: MNLFGGTISSLEHGLSYATLNHKTIANNIANVDTPNYKAKNVSFKDMLEKERSIAISAYRTDNRHYDFTIRQATPGVHNLENLRYRNNGNAVDMDAEQAKLAENQIYYNALIDRVNGKLNTLNTVIKGGK; this comes from the coding sequence TTGAATTTATTTGGAGGAACAATTAGTAGCCTGGAACACGGACTTTCCTATGCCACTTTGAATCATAAAACGATCGCAAATAATATTGCGAATGTCGATACACCTAATTATAAAGCGAAAAATGTTAGTTTTAAAGATATGTTGGAAAAAGAGAGAAGTATAGCGATTTCAGCATATCGCACTGATAATAGACATTATGATTTCACAATTCGACAAGCAACGCCTGGTGTTCATAATCTGGAAAATTTACGCTATCGAAATAATGGGAATGCTGTAGATATGGATGCTGAACAGGCAAAATTAGCAGAAAATCAAATTTATTACAATGCTTTAATTGATCGTGTAAACGGGAAATTAAACACATTAAATACTGTTATTAAAGGAGGTAAGTAA
- the sucC gene encoding ADP-forming succinate--CoA ligase subunit beta encodes MNIHEYQGKEILRKYGVAVPNGKVAFSPDEAVKVAKELGSNVTVVKAQIHAGGRGKAGGVKIAKNLDEVRTYAKELLGKILVTHQTGPEGKEVKRLYIEEGSDIQKEYYLSLVLDRATSRVTMMGSEEGGMDIEEVAEQSPEKIFKEVIDPVIGLTGFQARRMAFNMNIPANLVGKAVKLMLGLYQAFVDKDASIVEINPLVVTGQGDVMALDAKFNFDANALYRHKDIVELRDFDEEDPKEIEASKYDLSYISLDGNIGCMVNGAGLAMATMDTISYYGGSPANFLDVGGGATAEKVTEAFKIILSDPHVKGIFVNIFGGIMKCNIIAEGVVTAAKEIGLAVPLVVRLEGTNVELGKEILNASGLNIVAADSMADGAQKIVELVG; translated from the coding sequence TCTGAGAAAATATGGTGTTGCAGTACCAAACGGAAAAGTTGCTTTTTCCCCTGATGAAGCAGTGAAAGTAGCGAAGGAACTTGGCTCAAATGTAACAGTGGTCAAGGCGCAAATTCATGCGGGTGGACGCGGTAAAGCAGGTGGCGTAAAAATCGCTAAAAACCTTGACGAAGTCCGCACTTACGCAAAAGAGTTATTAGGAAAAATTTTAGTGACTCATCAAACAGGTCCTGAAGGAAAAGAAGTAAAACGCTTATATATTGAAGAAGGTTCAGATATCCAAAAGGAATACTATTTAAGCCTAGTATTAGACCGTGCGACATCTCGCGTTACAATGATGGGTTCTGAAGAAGGCGGTATGGATATTGAAGAAGTGGCAGAACAAAGCCCAGAAAAAATCTTCAAAGAAGTAATCGACCCTGTTATTGGATTAACTGGTTTCCAAGCACGTCGTATGGCATTTAATATGAATATTCCAGCAAACCTTGTGGGGAAAGCTGTTAAATTAATGTTAGGTCTATATCAAGCATTTGTTGATAAAGATGCATCAATTGTGGAAATTAACCCACTTGTTGTCACTGGACAAGGCGATGTAATGGCACTAGATGCTAAATTTAATTTTGATGCCAATGCATTATATCGACATAAGGATATTGTCGAATTACGCGATTTCGATGAAGAAGACCCAAAAGAAATTGAAGCATCGAAATATGATTTAAGCTATATTTCATTAGACGGTAACATCGGTTGTATGGTTAATGGTGCTGGACTTGCAATGGCAACAATGGACACGATTAGCTACTATGGCGGAAGCCCTGCTAACTTCCTAGATGTAGGGGGCGGTGCAACAGCTGAAAAAGTAACAGAGGCTTTCAAAATTATCCTTTCCGATCCACATGTAAAAGGCATTTTTGTTAATATTTTTGGCGGTATTATGAAGTGTAATATTATTGCTGAAGGTGTTGTAACAGCTGCTAAAGAAATCGGTTTAGCTGTGCCATTAGTTGTACGCTTAGAAGGTACAAATGTAGAGCTTGGAAAAGAAATTTTAAATGCATCTGGTTTAAACATCGTTGCAGCGGATTCAATGGCTGACGGTGCACAAAAAATTGTGGAACTAGTAGGCTAA
- the xerC gene encoding tyrosine recombinase XerC — protein sequence MLVSSQDALEQFLLYIQAEKNFSVHTVREYESDLLNFLAFLQEEGVNDLASVEYIHARLYVTKLYDEKRARASISRKISSIRSFFRFLNKQYGLDDGAFRSLYHPKKESRLPNFFYEEELMQLFDANIGDDLKSLRNMAILELLYATGIRVSELTSIQVEDVDFHYSIIRVMGKGRKERIIPFGQFASLAMQDYIEQARPRLMKKTKHQQLFVNMRGGELTPRGVRHVLNEMIDKASLHTKIYPHMLRHTFATHLLNNGADLRTVQELLGHAHLSSTQVYTHVTKEHLRQTYMNAHPRA from the coding sequence ATGTTAGTTTCGTCCCAAGATGCACTCGAACAGTTCTTGCTTTACATCCAGGCTGAAAAGAACTTCTCTGTTCATACGGTGCGCGAATATGAATCAGACCTGTTAAATTTCTTAGCTTTTCTGCAAGAAGAGGGAGTAAATGATTTAGCAAGTGTTGAATATATACATGCACGTCTTTATGTAACAAAGTTGTACGATGAAAAAAGAGCAAGGGCTTCTATCTCAAGAAAGATTTCCTCGATACGCTCCTTTTTCCGTTTTCTCAATAAACAATATGGATTAGATGATGGCGCATTTCGTTCTCTATACCATCCTAAAAAAGAATCGCGTTTGCCAAATTTTTTCTACGAAGAAGAATTGATGCAGTTATTCGATGCAAATATAGGCGATGATTTGAAATCATTAAGAAATATGGCTATATTAGAGCTGTTATATGCAACAGGTATTCGTGTGAGTGAACTGACATCCATTCAAGTAGAAGATGTTGATTTTCATTATTCTATTATACGTGTGATGGGGAAAGGTCGAAAGGAACGAATTATCCCATTTGGTCAATTTGCGAGTTTAGCCATGCAGGACTACATAGAGCAAGCTCGTCCACGATTGATGAAAAAAACAAAGCATCAGCAGTTGTTTGTCAATATGCGTGGTGGGGAACTTACACCTCGAGGGGTGCGTCATGTTTTAAATGAAATGATTGATAAGGCCTCACTCCATACAAAAATTTACCCACACATGCTTCGCCATACATTTGCGACGCATTTGTTAAATAATGGTGCGGATTTGCGAACAGTGCAGGAGTTATTAGGTCATGCGCATTTATCTTCTACACAGGTTTACACACATGTAACAAAGGAGCATCTTCGTCAAACATATATGAATGCTCATCCAAGGGCATAA
- the dprA gene encoding DNA-processing protein DprA codes for MIFAVDAQRLLALHYVYPLPLQKLQRLVSPVDVLSHFEQAHYHEIAKLLQISTDKASQIAQNFRQMMTFPFEEAYAQANIFPIPYYHPYYPAQLFEISSPPTVLYVKGQCSLLTNNKQIAIIGSRKATAYSIRAMDYIVPPLVQHGYTVVSGLAKGADTMAHKATIKMGGQTIAVLGHGFQYFYPKENQALAQEMMEHQLLVTEYPPYMKPEKWHFPMRNRIISGLAKALVVTEAALKSGTLITTELALEQGKDVFVVPGPIDAEQSRGTNQLLLEGAIPVSNGHQIVETLALFSNKN; via the coding sequence ATGATCTTTGCAGTAGATGCACAGAGATTACTAGCTTTGCATTATGTATATCCATTACCACTTCAGAAACTTCAACGATTAGTATCCCCAGTGGATGTATTGAGCCATTTTGAACAGGCTCATTACCATGAGATTGCGAAACTTTTACAAATATCGACAGATAAAGCGTCACAAATCGCTCAAAACTTTCGACAAATGATGACATTTCCGTTTGAGGAAGCCTATGCACAAGCTAATATTTTCCCCATACCCTATTATCACCCTTATTATCCAGCGCAATTATTTGAAATATCTAGCCCACCTACTGTATTGTATGTGAAAGGTCAATGTTCCTTATTAACAAATAACAAACAGATAGCGATTATAGGCTCTAGGAAGGCCACAGCGTATTCAATAAGAGCGATGGACTATATTGTTCCGCCACTTGTTCAACATGGTTATACGGTTGTTAGCGGGCTAGCAAAAGGTGCTGATACAATGGCTCATAAGGCAACGATAAAGATGGGTGGCCAGACAATTGCTGTGCTTGGACATGGTTTTCAATATTTTTACCCTAAAGAGAACCAAGCTCTTGCTCAAGAAATGATGGAGCACCAGCTATTAGTAACGGAATATCCTCCCTATATGAAGCCAGAAAAATGGCATTTTCCAATGCGTAATCGCATTATTAGCGGTTTAGCTAAAGCTTTAGTTGTGACAGAAGCTGCGTTAAAAAGTGGCACACTTATTACAACAGAGCTTGCTTTAGAGCAGGGAAAGGATGTATTTGTTGTACCGGGACCTATTGATGCAGAGCAGTCTAGGGGGACAAATCAGTTACTGTTAGAGGGGGCAATTCCGGTGAGTAATGGTCATCAAATCGTAGAAACACTGGCTCTCTTTTCTAACAAAAATTGA